In Acetoanaerobium noterae, a single genomic region encodes these proteins:
- a CDS encoding GDYXXLXY domain-containing protein, protein MTIKNLDKKKLLALGLLFLILIGFGSIHLVAENYGKSLYLETVPYDPVDLFRGDYVNLQYEIENLDMDLVDKSMYEKVNESGNIYYKIHDDAGYLIYEEDSNPLKAISLVPDRPSGSNYIKAKLFYIDEYAKKARLSIGLNRFYVPEGTGTELENLSRQGRLVVEIKKLGPFYTLKDISKLEEK, encoded by the coding sequence ATGACTATTAAAAATTTAGATAAAAAGAAACTCCTTGCTCTTGGACTTTTGTTTTTGATATTAATAGGATTTGGCTCTATTCATCTAGTAGCTGAAAATTATGGAAAATCCTTATATCTTGAAACTGTTCCTTACGACCCAGTTGATTTGTTTCGAGGAGATTATGTAAATTTGCAATATGAAATTGAAAATCTCGATATGGATTTAGTTGACAAATCCATGTATGAAAAGGTAAATGAATCTGGAAATATCTATTATAAAATACACGATGATGCTGGATATCTAATATATGAAGAAGATTCTAATCCTCTTAAGGCTATCTCCCTTGTCCCTGATAGACCTAGTGGTTCAAATTATATTAAAGCAAAGCTTTTCTATATAGATGAATATGCTAAGAAGGCAAGACTGAGCATAGGATTAAATAGATTTTATGTGCCTGAGGGAACTGGAACTGAGCTTGAGAATTTATCAAGACAAGGTAGACTAGTTGTAGAAATTAAGAAGCTAGGACCTTTCTATACACTAAAAGATATTTCAAAGCTAGAAGAAAAATAG
- a CDS encoding biotin transporter BioY, producing the protein MKNVRELVLVSLFAAITCILSIVSIPLPFTPVPITLQLLAVTMSSAVLGKRLGFYSQAVYTLLGAVGLPVFAGGKAGFSVLLGPTGGYIFGFMASAFVIGWLIEIFASKQQNPKAEYLAILFSMVAGLLVIYTFGVIQLMLVAKLSLIQGLLGGVTPFILADIIKIALGSSVAYSVRKSLIKSSLILS; encoded by the coding sequence ATGAAAAATGTCAGAGAATTAGTGTTGGTATCGTTATTTGCAGCAATCACTTGCATACTATCTATTGTATCTATTCCGCTTCCTTTTACTCCAGTCCCTATAACTCTACAGCTTCTTGCAGTTACTATGTCTAGTGCTGTTCTAGGGAAAAGACTTGGATTTTATTCGCAAGCTGTTTATACGCTTTTAGGCGCTGTTGGCCTTCCTGTATTTGCAGGTGGCAAAGCTGGTTTTTCTGTACTGCTTGGACCTACAGGTGGATACATATTTGGTTTTATGGCGAGTGCCTTTGTCATAGGATGGCTAATTGAAATCTTTGCATCAAAACAACAAAACCCAAAGGCTGAGTATCTGGCTATACTTTTTAGTATGGTAGCAGGACTTCTCGTTATCTATACCTTTGGCGTAATTCAGCTTATGTTAGTTGCTAAGCTTTCTTTAATCCAAGGTTTACTAGGAGGAGTTACCCCATTCATACTTGCCGATATAATCAAAATCGCTTTGGGTTCTTCTGTTGCATATTCAGTTAGAAAATCTCTTATAAAATCATCACTTATACTTAGCTAG
- a CDS encoding NAD(P)-dependent malic enzyme — protein sequence MALELHEKSKGKISIASKVKLESRDDLSIAYTPGVAEPCRKINQNKSDVYKYTSKGNLVAVVTDGTAVLGLGDIGPEAGLPVMEGKAILFKAFADVDAFPICLSSTDTEEIIKAVKMIAPTFGGINLEDISAPRCIEIEERLRKELDIPVFHDDQHGTAIVVCAGLINALKLVNKSMSELKIAVNGAGAAGSAIVKMLLGLGATNIIICDTKGILHKNMDTRGNFLKDELCKITNPHQITGTLEDAMKDADVFIGVSAADMVNEPMVKSMAKDSIIFAMANPVPEIMPDIAISAGAKVVGTGRSDFANQINNVLAFPGIFRGALDVRASDINEEMKIAAAYAIANIIPEDKLSPEYVIPDALDKEVAKQVAKAVAEAAIKTGVARI from the coding sequence ATGGCACTAGAGCTACATGAAAAGAGCAAAGGGAAGATAAGTATAGCAAGCAAGGTGAAGCTTGAATCTAGGGATGATTTAAGCATAGCTTATACACCTGGAGTTGCTGAACCATGCAGAAAAATAAATCAAAACAAATCAGATGTTTACAAATATACTTCAAAGGGGAATCTTGTAGCAGTTGTTACTGATGGAACAGCAGTGCTTGGTCTTGGAGATATCGGTCCTGAGGCAGGGCTACCTGTTATGGAAGGCAAAGCAATACTATTCAAAGCTTTTGCAGATGTAGATGCTTTTCCCATTTGCCTCAGCTCTACAGACACTGAGGAGATAATTAAAGCAGTAAAAATGATAGCTCCAACATTTGGAGGAATAAATCTAGAGGATATTTCTGCCCCTAGATGTATAGAAATAGAGGAAAGGCTGAGAAAAGAACTAGATATACCAGTATTTCATGATGATCAGCATGGAACGGCTATCGTAGTTTGCGCAGGGCTAATTAATGCTCTAAAGCTAGTAAATAAATCCATGAGCGAGCTTAAAATAGCAGTAAATGGAGCAGGAGCGGCAGGAAGTGCTATAGTAAAGATGCTACTTGGCTTAGGAGCTACAAATATAATTATTTGTGATACAAAAGGAATATTACATAAAAACATGGATACAAGAGGAAACTTCTTAAAAGATGAGCTATGCAAAATAACTAACCCTCATCAGATTACAGGGACTTTAGAAGATGCAATGAAGGATGCGGATGTATTTATAGGAGTATCTGCGGCAGATATGGTAAATGAGCCTATGGTTAAATCTATGGCAAAGGATTCAATTATATTTGCAATGGCAAACCCGGTCCCAGAAATTATGCCTGATATTGCGATATCAGCAGGAGCTAAAGTAGTAGGAACTGGCCGCTCAGATTTTGCTAATCAAATTAATAATGTACTTGCATTTCCAGGGATTTTTAGAGGTGCTCTAGATGTGAGAGCAAGTGATATTAATGAAGAGATGAAAATAGCAGCAGCCTATGCCATAGCTAATATAATACCTGAAGATAAGCTAAGTCCTGAATATGTAATTCCAGACGCTCTTGATAAAGAGGTAGCAAAGCAGGTAGCAAAAGCTGTAGCAGAGGCGGCAATAAAAACTGGTGTAGCTAGAATCTAG
- the murI gene encoding glutamate racemase — protein MSNKEERYKIGFFDSGIGGLTVLHKALEMMPLEDYIYYADTENQPYGIKTKAEVRELVFKAMDFIVSKNVKAIVVACNTATSVAIEDLRKKYDIPIIGMEPAVKPAVRYTDIENKKVLVTATKLTLKEEKLHNLISALDSESIVDLLELQELVQFAERLDFDETRITKYLENQFKEINLKDYQTLVLGCTHFIFFKDMIQKLVTKEISIIDGNEGTIRHLQNILRTKKSLNQGSGKVEFYNSGVIAKEGKDLERYQILFRRLKEINI, from the coding sequence ATGAGCAATAAGGAAGAGAGATATAAAATTGGTTTTTTTGATTCTGGGATAGGTGGACTTACGGTGCTTCACAAAGCTCTTGAAATGATGCCTCTTGAAGACTATATATATTATGCGGATACTGAAAATCAACCCTATGGAATTAAAACTAAAGCTGAGGTAAGAGAGCTTGTTTTTAAAGCTATGGATTTTATAGTAAGCAAGAATGTCAAGGCTATAGTAGTTGCTTGCAATACGGCTACTAGCGTAGCAATAGAGGATTTAAGAAAAAAGTATGATATCCCTATAATAGGTATGGAGCCTGCAGTAAAACCAGCAGTCAGGTATACTGATATAGAAAACAAAAAGGTGCTTGTTACAGCTACTAAGCTTACTTTAAAGGAAGAAAAGCTGCATAATCTCATAAGTGCTTTAGATAGCGAAAGTATAGTGGATTTACTGGAGCTTCAAGAATTGGTTCAGTTTGCGGAAAGACTTGATTTTGATGAGACAAGAATAACTAAATATCTTGAGAATCAGTTTAAGGAGATTAATTTAAAGGATTACCAGACATTGGTTTTAGGGTGCACTCACTTTATATTTTTTAAGGATATGATACAAAAGCTTGTGACCAAAGAAATAAGTATAATAGATGGTAACGAAGGGACAATAAGGCATCTTCAAAACATTCTTAGAACTAAAAAAAGCCTCAATCAAGGCAGCGGCAAGGTTGAATTTTACAATTCAGGAGTTATTGCTAAAGAAGGCAAGGATTTAGAAAGATACCAAATATTATTTAGAAGACTAAAAGAGATAAACATTTGA
- a CDS encoding pyridoxamine 5'-phosphate oxidase family protein has protein sequence MQREMRRSDRQLAIEEAKEILTKAEYGSLATIGEDGYPYVVPVSYAFEDSSIYIHGATEGHKLDNINFSSKVSFCVVGDTNVLPSKFSTEYESVIVFGRASIIEQEEKLHALECLIKKYSPDFMDSGMKYIANDKHKTTVVKIDIEKITGKARR, from the coding sequence ATGCAAAGAGAAATGAGAAGAAGTGATAGACAGCTAGCTATAGAGGAAGCGAAAGAGATTTTGACAAAAGCTGAATATGGAAGCCTTGCTACCATAGGGGAAGATGGATATCCATATGTAGTACCCGTAAGCTATGCTTTTGAGGACTCGAGCATCTATATTCATGGGGCTACCGAGGGACATAAATTAGATAATATAAATTTTTCTTCAAAAGTTTCATTTTGCGTAGTTGGAGATACGAATGTACTGCCTTCAAAATTTTCAACTGAATATGAGAGCGTAATAGTATTTGGAAGAGCTAGCATAATTGAGCAAGAGGAAAAGCTACATGCTCTTGAGTGCCTGATAAAAAAATATTCACCTGATTTTATGGATTCAGGGATGAAATATATAGCCAATGATAAGCATAAGACAACTGTAGTAAAAATAGATATAGAAAAAATTACTGGAAAAGCTAGAAGGTAG
- a CDS encoding DegV family protein → MKIVADSSCDLTAELKKELDVTLVPLTIRVGEKNFRDDETLNLDEMMRAIKAHDKAAQSACPSPQDFIDAFGEAKSVFVVTMTAALSGTYNSAMKAKELFQEETENSFVHIFNSKGSSVKETMIAVKLKELIDMKLTESDIVEKTEHYIENMKYIFQLGSLDTMIKNGRVSKLKGMIANVLNIRPILCSSPEGEVELIENVRSEKKSLRRLVELIGEMGDNFEDKILGISHCYASEKAEYLKKEIESRYPFKKVFIVPMAGLSSLYTNEGGITIAF, encoded by the coding sequence ATGAAAATAGTTGCAGATAGTAGTTGTGATTTAACCGCTGAGCTAAAAAAAGAGCTCGATGTCACTTTAGTTCCGCTTACCATAAGAGTAGGAGAAAAAAATTTTAGGGACGACGAAACCCTAAACCTTGATGAAATGATGAGAGCTATAAAAGCTCACGATAAAGCAGCTCAATCTGCTTGCCCTTCCCCTCAGGATTTTATTGATGCCTTTGGTGAAGCTAAATCTGTATTTGTAGTAACTATGACAGCCGCTCTAAGTGGGACTTACAATTCTGCAATGAAAGCAAAAGAATTATTCCAAGAAGAAACTGAAAACAGCTTTGTACATATTTTTAACTCAAAAGGCTCGTCAGTCAAAGAAACTATGATAGCCGTTAAGCTAAAAGAGCTTATCGATATGAAGCTTACAGAATCAGATATAGTAGAAAAAACTGAACATTATATCGAAAACATGAAATATATATTCCAGCTAGGAAGTCTTGATACTATGATAAAAAACGGCAGGGTATCTAAGCTAAAAGGTATGATTGCAAATGTCCTAAATATCCGTCCTATACTATGCTCTAGTCCTGAAGGCGAAGTTGAGCTTATCGAAAATGTGAGAAGTGAGAAAAAATCTCTTCGTAGACTTGTAGAATTAATCGGAGAAATGGGCGACAATTTTGAAGATAAAATTCTGGGAATATCACATTGTTATGCCAGTGAAAAAGCAGAATATCTAAAGAAAGAAATAGAATCACGCTACCCTTTCAAAAAAGTATTTATAGTCCCTATGGCTGGGCTTAGCAGTCTTTACACGAATGAAGGAGGCATCACAATAGCCTTTTAA
- a CDS encoding MerR family transcriptional regulator: MLKIKELSELVGISVRTLHHYDSIGLLCPEKTEAGYRIYSDKDIDCLQQILFFKELGFSLKEIKNIISDPSFNKEEALLTHKKMLLDKQAHISKLVETIDKTIRYQKGEIAMTDKEKFEGFDFSQGDLYEKEAREKWGDKAVDDSKAKIKGNEAELGEKMNAIYRNLASLRHLSPESNEAQAAIEQWFYFLNDMGSYSLEALEGLGEMYVADERFTKNIDKFGEGLALFMRDAMKIYSHKKK, from the coding sequence GTGCTTAAAATAAAAGAATTGTCTGAGCTTGTAGGTATAAGTGTGCGCACACTTCATCATTATGACAGCATAGGACTTTTATGTCCCGAAAAAACTGAAGCCGGCTACAGAATATATTCTGATAAAGATATCGACTGCCTCCAGCAGATATTGTTTTTTAAAGAATTAGGTTTTTCCCTTAAAGAAATAAAAAATATTATTTCAGATCCTAGTTTTAATAAGGAAGAAGCCTTGCTTACTCACAAAAAAATGTTGCTTGATAAACAAGCTCATATAAGTAAGCTAGTAGAAACAATTGATAAAACTATTAGGTATCAAAAAGGAGAGATAGCAATGACAGATAAAGAAAAATTCGAGGGCTTTGATTTTTCTCAAGGCGATTTGTACGAAAAGGAAGCTAGGGAAAAATGGGGCGATAAAGCAGTAGATGACTCAAAAGCCAAAATTAAAGGTAACGAAGCAGAGCTAGGTGAGAAAATGAACGCTATATATAGAAATCTAGCATCTCTAAGACATCTGTCTCCAGAGTCAAACGAAGCTCAAGCTGCCATAGAGCAGTGGTTTTATTTTCTCAATGATATGGGTTCATACTCACTAGAGGCTTTGGAAGGACTAGGCGAAATGTATGTAGCTGATGAGAGGTTCACAAAAAATATCGATAAATTCGGAGAAGGTCTTGCACTTTTTATGAGAGATGCTATGAAAATTTATTCTCATAAAAAGAAATAA